The Brienomyrus brachyistius isolate T26 unplaced genomic scaffold, BBRACH_0.4 scaffold314, whole genome shotgun sequence DNA window TTTCCCTGGGTTGAAAAGGCGGGATCATATAGCGAGTCGTTGAGGTGCCGGGACGACCGCTTGGAGTGTCTTCACAGCCCCGATTTTTCCCTCCCACAGGAGCCCAAAACGGACAAGGACGAGGAGCACTCGCGCAAGGTGAACGAGTACCTGAACAACCCGCCCATGCCAGGCGCActgggcagtgggggcagcggggGCCACGAGCTCTCCGCTCTCGGAGGTGAGGGGCCGCCCTGGCCTGCACGCTTCTCCAGGGAGGGGCACCCCGGTTAAAATCCCATCGTCTCTTGCAAGACACCCTGAGCTGGGCTATTTCGGAACCTTCTTAATTATGATCAGAGCAACTTTTAAACACAGTAAATGTGGACACCCTTTTATTTGGGGTGGGGGTTTGGTGACTCTTTGGGTAGTGCTACTGCTTCACACGTGCAGGATTTGAGATTTGCATCCTGCTTCTGCTCCGCGAATGTGCATGATGTCCCCATGGTGTGTGGGTCTGATATCAGGACTCTGTTCTTTCTCTCATAGCCAAAGGCACACAGTGATAATTGGTATCTCTGAACTGTGCCTTCTGCTGGCTGAGGTAGTCAACCCTGCATTGGTTGGGcgttggattgatggatggatgaatagatttCACTGTTGGAATGATGTAGTTATTTAGAAATTCTTGCATTAGTGGAACTTCTGAATGTATGACGATAAGAATAACGGAGTTTGACGTTTCCTCCGAACTACAGGTGAGGGTGGCCTGCAAAGCCTTCTGGGTAACATGAGTCATAACCAGCTCATGCAGTTGATTGGACCAACTGGGCTTGGAGGCCTTGGTGAGTATTTCTGAGGTTTTAAATACCATTATGGTCTTGAATAAGAATGGGAGGTGCTCTTGAAGCCCCCCAGGGGGACGGTGGAGGTAATTTTCCCCACTCTGTGCTTTCAGGAGGCCTGGGCGCCCTGGCAGGTCCGGGTCTCGCCAGTCTGCTTGGCAGCGGAGGACCTGCAGGCAGCGGCTCATCTTCTAGGTGAGACATGGCACCCCCTTGTGGCTATGTTTATTAATGTCACTGAAATCGGAAGCGCATTGATTATGGGGAGTCTTGTACACATTGCTGTCTTGTTGACGTTTggctgtctggggggggggggggggggctcagtccAGATGAATCTGTAATGAAAGTGAATCTACTCGCTATTGACGGTACCTTCATCATTTCGTGCGTTTTTCCAAATTCACCCCTCTTCCCTCCCCCCAGTTCCCGTAGCCAATCCGCTGCCGTCACCCCCTCCTCCACCTTCTCGGCCCCCCGCATCACCTCGGTCCcagcccccaccacccccatcaCCCCAGCAGCCACCATCAGTTCCTCCCCGGCCGTGACGCCCACCAACCCGGCgacacccacccccccgccgGCGCCTTCGGCCGCCAGCCCCGCCCAGCCCATCCAGCTCAGTGACCTGCAGAACATCCTGGCCACCATGAACGTGCCAGCAGCGGCTTCCGGGGTCCAAGGAGGTGAGGAGGGGGTGCTGTATAGCGGGTAAAGGAAGGAGTCCGGACCCTGGTGAGGGGGAGGTGTTAGTGTCTATAGCATAGGCAGGAGCTTGGGTATCATGGATGACGTAGGGCCTTGGGGTTAAAGGTCAAAAGGCCAGGATGCTAACTgggatggcgctgtgtgtgtgtgtgggggggggcatggtacaGTTAACTAAAGCTCTCAGCCCATCTGTCCTCTatgagcccccccacccacccatgaaaaaaaatttatattcaTGACATTAGCTTAGGACCCTGATGGTGTGATTTGTGCACCCCCAGTGGACCTGGCCAGTGTGCTGACCCCCGAGGTGATGGCTCCCATCCTGGCCAACGCCGAGGTGCAGCAGCGCCTCCTGCCGTACCTGCCCTCGGGGGAGTCCCTGCCCCAGAGCGCCGAGGAGATCCAGAACACACTCACCTCCCCACAGTTCCAGCAGGTACGCCATGGCGCCCTCTGTTGGCCACAAGCAGTCATTACACTAAGGGGGTGGGTCCCAGAAACGACATAGCacccctttggggggggggtcctgctgCTTTCGTAGCAGTAATCCCATGGGTGCGCGATGTCCTCTCCCCCCGCAGGCGATGAGCATGTTCAGCAGCGCACTGGCCTCCGGGCAGCTGGGGCCGCTCATGAACCAGTTTGGGCTGCCCACAGAGGCCGTGGACGCAGCCAACAAGGGAGGTATGGCTGTGGGGCTCCCTCCACTGACCAGGGCGCTCCCATGACACTTACCATACTAGTGGGcggaggtggcaatttcaggtccagagagtaaaaatccagaccaggatttactTTTAACCCACCAGAttagtactctgtgactcttcatgcacagctggttggttgaaattaagtcatggcctggatttttacttcctggaccagaaattgccacctctggtGGTGGGTAAGATTTACTGGTGGGTTTAATCTGGGTATTAAGCACGAAAACCTCTATCCTGTTAGATGTGGAGGCGTTTGCAAAGGccatggaggggggggacgcAAAGACGGACACCGAGGGTGGAGACCCCAAAGACAAGGATGACGACGAGGAGGACATGAGTTTGGATTAGGACATCTGCTGCCCCCCCGTATTTCACATTTTTATGACCTTACTGTAGGCTGTTCATTTACCCTGGTGTGTCAGTGATACTCTGCTCTTTCTTTCGTTAAATATACAGTCTATATAAAATGTAAGCTATGAGACCAGCATGAATAAATCGGTATTGAAATGGCATGAAATTCCCCAGTGTGATGGCAGGTTATTCTCTGAATGTGATTGCAGGACTTCCAGAGGCTCCATCTGAGAGTTTATATCCATGTTTTGGCTGCCATGGAAACGCGTAAAGCGATGGGGCTACATGTCCTGCACAAGCGATGTGCTCACATCTGCCGCCAGCAGCACTAGGAAAGTACACGCAGCCTCGTTTCAAAAACACCTTTATTCACTGAAACGTCAACAGCTTTATTCGACTCGGAAACAAGCGTGAGGGCAAGGAGAAATGTTTTTAAGGTCCCTGTGAAATTTCCCTGCAAGGCTGAGGGCGGGAAAAAGTGGGAATTTGGAGACGGATTGAGAACCAGATGCTGTGTTTCGGGAATGTTTGTATAAAATGAACACCTGCTATAGTCTCTGGTCCCACAAAATATCtacaaaatatttcaaatatttattcttttaaaaaataacatttaaagtttttaaaatactgCATCCAGAAATATGTGATTGGCATTAATATCCCCAATATAAAATACACAAGGAAGGGTAACAGCACTCAATGTTCAGTCTCTGTTTAGCTTTTACAGATTAGACATCATGAGTCTTCAGAAGTTCCCTGCTGGTCTAAGTTAGTACCTAAtgacaaattaaataaaattcataAGGTACAAAGGGCTCCATTGTCCTGCAATTGGTTTTGGAAAGTCTGCTACCGATATTTCTACAACACAAATGCACTTGAGACGAACAGGTTAAAGTTAAAGGCCAAAGTCCAGCCCAGTGTTTTGAAAAGGGTATTTTTGGTCACGTCAGGGAGGAaatcaatcatccatccatccatcctgtgaCCACTTTCATGCGGCAGGAGGCCTGGAGGCCTGGAGCCCATCACAGGCTGCGCAGGGCTGGGGGTACagggtccatcacagagcacacacatgcacatgtacTGTGTGGAACACTAATTAGCCTAATGGCATGTTTTtgggcagtgagaggacacTGGAGTACCCATAGGAATCCTGCACCGCACAAgaacaacatgcaaactccacacacacgggggggggtggggggagagaccATCAGGAAATCCTGAAATCCACAGTGCAGCAGGTGTGAGGGAACAGTGCTCCCCGGACCGACCAGCTTACTGAAGGTCCCTAGtgctgatttttttccccttaaatTTTATAAACAATTTTAAAATCATAAATATGTTTAAATAAAAGGTTAGCCCCACCACCGAAGCATCACAAGCATGTAGAAGGTCTTGGGAGAGAAGAGTCTGTACTGTTACACAACGGGGCAGCCCTGGGTTCCGACCCCCCCGCGGACTAAGAGTGGTTTGGCCAGGTTCACACGCTGCCGGTTAATTAAAAGCCCCTGGAAGCAACCATGGAGTGAGGGGAGAGGGGACGGCAGGCCGGGGACTTCAACATCATCTGTCCGAAGGAAATGCGAAAGGTTAACAGGCTCTGTCCAACTCCAGGTTAAAATGGATGCCTGTGCTGTGCGGTGCAGCATGAAACATGAATGCGAGGTCTTACCCGGCACACCCCCGAGGTAGAGCGTCGATTCTCCTCCAATGTGGACGCCCTGTGCGGGGTCAGTGGAGTTCCGACTGCTCCTGTCCACATCAAGCTGGACCCAACTGCCATTCTTAACGACTGAAAGGCAAATGCGACCCACACGTGAGACGGGGGGGAACATGGGAGATGGAAGACACCCAGGGGGCGGTTTGTGGCCCACAGGGGTCGCCAAAACCTCAGGGGCCCCATACAGATGCATGATGTGAGGGGTGGTAAAGACTGTGACAGGGGACACCAGCTGGGCATCTGTATGTGAGGGAGTGAAGACGCTCCCTAGGATTCAGGGAGTCGAACGTCCCCCGGATgacggtgggtgggggggggggacgcttcCGATCCACTCGCCTTTGATGCGGTGCCACTGGCCATCACACAGCGACTGCGCGGCTGACAGGGAGGCGGAGAACGGGCCGTTTCCGTTATTCACCACGACCGTGACCTTTGGGAGGGATCAGGGATGTTGTCACAGTCAAGTAACGTCACAGAGAAACCAACAATGGCGTCACGCTCGTACGACACGCAgtttgggtttgaaccagcaaccttctgatcacaggtacagtGTCCTAACAACCTAACAAACACAGTGCTCACTACTGCTACCACTGTCAGTCTCTAAGTTTTGGTTTGGATGATACACGAAGCAGAGCACTGGAAGACTCCGCCCCCTTACCTCCCCCTGGTTCAGGTAGAGTGTCAGCTGATGGTCTCCTTCTCCCCCAGCGTGCAGCACCAGGCCAGAGTCGCCAACCACACGCACCTCCAGCTGGATCTCGAGGTCTCCTCCCACTAACAGGGTGTTATCTTATAAAGAAGGTAGGTTGTTAGCTGAACCTCGAAACCAAACAGGTTCACTGAAACATCTGCCAGAAAAGGATGGCATATGGATCTTTTGAGCGgaatttgtcctgatcctgccTCAGACCGTGTTGCAGGCTACAGGGGACACTTCCGCGTTGCTTTGTGGAGGGTCGGCTCACCGACTAAGACGTGTCCTCCCTGGCTGGAGATGTAGAGCCCAGGCTGCTGGGCATCCTGGAAGCAGGGCACCACCCCCACGGAGCGAGAGGGCGCCCCCAGAGGCTCCTCGTTCAACTTCACGTCTCGGATGCAGCCGACAAACCCGCCGTACGCTGGTGCCTGCATTACCAAGGAGACCACCACATTTACATGGTGACCATTTGAATTTGAATCAGGCTTTCCACAAATATTCCAGCCTTGCTGTTTACGTGAGATTGGAGGTGTTTATACCACGTTTACCGAACTTGGGTGTCTGAGAAGGAGACCACCGAGGTAGAGGGGGGGCACCACACGGCTTCTCCTTCCAAAAGACACCCTTCGAGTGTGAGAGTTGATTCCATCAACAACCAAGCTGACCGTCTCTGCATCCCTCCTCACAAAGACCTGGCATGATTGGAAAAAAATCGCTATAAATGAGCAGGTGGGGAATCTTTTCACGACTGACATTGGGGCTCCCCTGCCCAGATGCATCAAAAGTTAAATAAATAGCTAGTAAGCAGATGGTAGCTAACTAGCTTGTAGTACTGTTGTTCTAGCAGTActtgctgcttcagcatctcagAACGAATATATTTAATATTCGGTGCAATGAccagggggggggcattgctTGAGAGTCAGACTTTAAGGTTAAGGGACTGGCTCAGTGATGATTGAGATTATTCTGCCAGCTACAGGATTGGAACCCATGACCTCCCGGGCACAGATCCTTAACCCAATTAGCTCCACACTGCTAACATTCCCTGTGTCTCTCACCGTGTGCCACTGGCCGTCGTCGTACTTCCTGCGGCTGCGTAAAGTGTCCTTCCTGCGGCCGCCATCGACTTGCAGGACGAAGTGTCCACTAGACAGTGACAGCATCATTCCGATTCTGCCCCTCTCATCAGCAGTATGCAAGATCGTGCCCTCTGAGGAGTTTGCACGCACCCCCAGGGAGAAATGGGGCCTGGGTGGAGACAGTAGGAGCAGCTATTGTAATTCCTTTAACTTGGCCGCCATGCTAACTTTTCATGTAGAAAATAGAGCATTATCTGGAAGAGGTCACGACACTGCAGAGCTTACATCTTCCTGAAGCTGTCAGGGAGTGTGTCGAAGCGCTGGTAGCTCTGTGAGGATCTGCTGAACTGCAGCGCCCCCTCCTGGTGGGAGGCCAATTCTGCCTGACAGGACTCCCGTGTTCTACGGCTCCCGGACCTCCCGTGTGCTTTCTTGCCCTTCACCTATGGGGACGACATGAAGAATTCTCCATGTGTTACCTCTGGCTGTTTGAccacctccccccaccaccagctatctgggaccacccccccccaccttcataCTGCGAGTGGGGGCCATGATCTTCCATGGTCTTTTGGCAGCAGGGCAGGTAAACAGGATATCCACGTTCCTTTTTGCCGTCACCAGATCCTCGACCATCTGGAACTCTGCATCGCTGAGGACACATTAGATTAGGGTTAGAGTCCCTTTTGAATAGAgcattattccatccatccacacatccatcttctaactactTATGCTGTTAGGGTCGCctgctccaggcagcacagggaacaaggctggggtccaccctggatgggaagccagtccctcACAGTGCCCATACTACATGACACCAAGCTATTCAGAGTCACCAATTAGGCTaaccgcatgtttttggactgagggTAGAAAGCAGGGATCTTGGTGAAAAAGCCAACTCCATAAAGAGAGAgaaatgggattcgaacccctaatcctagaggtgtgaggcaacagtactgtgAATTAAAAAATTAACTAAATTTACAAATGGCACATTATAGTGTTGCTGTAAATTATGTCAACATAAACAGGTCCACACATACTCGCTGTGATAGAAGCACACGTCGagacccctctctctccctcaccgTTTGATGAACAGGTTGCTGATGCAGCCCGTGAGGTTGGACATCTGCGGTGCCCCCCCCAAATACAAGCCGTCGTCCCTCGTCTCCAGGCTGCCGGCCCCAGCCGCAGAGAAGTTCACCGTTTTCTCCAAGACGTCGTCCATGAACACGCGAAGCCTGCAGGGCGGAGACAGTGAGCACCAACGACGCGGCAGCACCGATCTGCCCGGACGTGACCCAACGCACATGTGGCTTGCCTACCCCTGACTGTTGCTGTAGAAGGCTATGTAGTGATCGCTTTCATCGTTGTAGGTCTTCAGAGTCTTCGCCGCACTGCTGCCCGACTCCACCACCACATGGCCATTATCTAGGTAGACCTGGCAGATGTCGTTCTGTGGGAAGATGGACATGGGAATTGAGGCCCGCCGTGAAACCACAAGTGGACTCGCACCACGTCGTCAGGGAGATACGCAAACAGCACTGACGGTTATGAACCTGAGATCTGCCCCAACTTTAGCATCACAGCACTGGAGAATGAAGAATTCGGTTAACAGGTAAGTTACTCTGCAATAGACTTGTACTGCATTCATCCattaatatatccatccatccatttgacTAGAGATGCAGCTCCTTACCTTGGCTTGGTGGTAGAACATCAGTCCATGTGTCTGCTCGGTGCGGAAGCCAAATCCTGCGTAGTAGCCGTCCTGAAGGGGGGGCACTTCCTGCAGCTGTAGCTCCAGATAACCCACACCGGAGAAATAGGCCTGTCTGGCGATCTGGGGAAGGAGCAGCCTGTAAGGGCGCGAACGCACAGCTCCGGCTGGAGAGGGCGCTAACGCACAGCTCCAAGCGGAAAGAGCGTAAACAAGCAGCTATGACCGGAAAAGGTGTAAATGTGCCCCGGGAGAAACTGGGGTTAAGGCCCTTGTGACTCTGCCAGCCATGAGATCTGAACCACCAACATTCTGATGAAGGTCCTAATTTGCATAGCCAAACCCCACCCCTTGTGTCAGGAATACATCCGTT harbors:
- the adrm1 gene encoding proteasomal ubiquitin receptor ADRM1; its protein translation is MSSGALFPSLVSGSRGSSSKNLVEFRAGKMSLKGSTVTPDKRKGLVYIQQTDDSLIHFCWKDRTSGNVEDDLIIFPEDCEFKRVNQCTTGRVYVLKFKASTKRLFFWMQEPKTDKDEEHSRKVNEYLNNPPMPGALGSGGSGGHELSALGGEGGLQSLLGNMSHNQLMQLIGPTGLGGLGGLGALAGPGLASLLGSGGPAGSGSSSSSRSQSAAVTPSSTFSAPRITSVPAPTTPITPAATISSSPAVTPTNPATPTPPPAPSAASPAQPIQLSDLQNILATMNVPAAASGVQGVDLASVLTPEVMAPILANAEVQQRLLPYLPSGESLPQSAEEIQNTLTSPQFQQAMSMFSSALASGQLGPLMNQFGLPTEAVDAANKGDVEAFAKAMEGGDAKTDTEGGDPKDKDDDEEDMSLD